Within Pseudodesulfovibrio senegalensis, the genomic segment GGCCATGAATATCCACGTCGAGAATCCCCACCTTGAAGCCGCGCGAAGCAAGGGCTGCCGCGAGGTTCACGGTAACGGAACTCTTGCCCACGCCGCCCTTGCCGCTCATGACGAATATCTTGTGCCCGATGCCCGCAAGAGTGGACGAGATCAACTCATCCTGAATCTTGAGCTTGGCATCGGTGTGTTTATCGCTACCGCCCCCGCTGGAGCAGGAGGAACAATTGGAACTCACGGTATCACCTTCATGTCCTTTAGACGTTAGTTGGCATGCGACAGTTTCACGAATGACGTGAAACGCGATCCAAAAAAAAGACGACAGCGGCTCCGAAGGCCATCAAGGCCAGCGCTGCCCACAAATCTCCGTTCAGGTCGGGAAGCACATTCTGCGCACGCAGTACGTGCTCCTTGCCCCTGACCATGACGGACTCGAGAACTTCTTTCCATGGCCACACTTTTCGCATGGCGCCAAGCATGAGCCCGGTCAGCACGCTGACCGTCGCACCATGCCAACGGCTCAGAAGATAATGCAGCAGCCGGGAAAAGACAACAATGCCTATGCAGGCCCCACCAAGAAATACGAGAATGACTTCAAGGTTGCTCCACACAAAGGGATTCTTGAGCGCAGCCGTTACAAATTCATACTTGCCGAGCATGAGCAGTATGAATGCACCGCTTATGCCGGGCAGAATCATGGCACATATGGCTATGGCCCCGCAGAGAAACAGGAACCACAATGTTTCCGGGGTATGTACGGGAATCATGCCCACCAGC encodes:
- a CDS encoding DUF368 domain-containing protein, with translation MGVADIIPGVSGGTIAFITGIYDQLVDAIRSVDMNGGRKLIGLDIAGFIEHVHCRFLFFLLMGIGVAIVSMARVMNHLMTAYPVPVWSLFFGLIAASSIVVGRKVERFTAANAAFCLVGLAAGFSLVGMIPVHTPETLWFLFLCGAIAICAMILPGISGAFILLMLGKYEFVTAALKNPFVWSNLEVILVFLGGACIGIVVFSRLLHYLLSRWHGATVSVLTGLMLGAMRKVWPWKEVLESVMVRGKEHVLRAQNVLPDLNGDLWAALALMAFGAAVVFFLDRVSRHS